The Stygiolobus azoricus genome window below encodes:
- a CDS encoding CopG family ribbon-helix-helix protein, protein MNVEKISVSIPKELYERLEKYMQSNGISDRSKILQAALRDFLDENEKDQTYVIGIVNLVYDYASTDKVTVIQHEYEDKIISVLHIHKGEKCVEAIAVKGMKSELVDLVSKLTAVKGVSKVKLIVSEVQDNFHVQDKH, encoded by the coding sequence ATGAATGTGGAAAAGATCAGCGTATCTATACCTAAGGAATTGTACGAAAGGCTCGAGAAGTACATGCAAAGTAACGGGATCAGTGACCGAAGCAAAATACTACAAGCTGCTTTGAGGGATTTCTTGGATGAAAACGAGAAAGACCAGACCTATGTTATAGGGATAGTTAACCTAGTTTATGACTACGCAAGTACAGACAAGGTAACGGTAATACAACACGAATATGAGGACAAGATAATCTCTGTATTACACATCCATAAAGGGGAAAAATGTGTGGAAGCCATAGCTGTAAAGGGGATGAAATCAGAGTTAGTAGATTTAGTTAGTAAATTAACAGCTGTGAAAGGCGTTAGTAAAGTAAAATTAATAGTCTCAGAGGTTCAAGATAATTTCCATGTCCAAGATAAGCATTAG
- the tldD gene encoding zinc metalloprotease TldD, with translation MNYSLLDYAQQLGASFADLRRIRTKELSLLVTEDREIVSTNGVDDGYSLRVLYKGNWGYYSSSEEITKENVKGAIESAIGNETVNIVYLHPKHDKVEIKPRLQVNKSIEEKMNDLKKLREQILRLDNRIKSVSIRYYEGEVHREYLSTDDRDITVDYTLSGLSIVVTGREGDNVVSSAYSKYTYNGYPLEVLGEEHILETIRRRIQNQFIGESVKADNYEVILAPEVVGVFAHEAVGHLAEADLAINGILHPLRGKPIAPDFVNIVDSPLQYYNSAIGVVPYDDEGVEGRDVYIVKNGVVNEYLTDRFYSAYLGQKPTGNARAEDFRNSVIVRMRNTFLAPGEHSYEEMVREIKYGILLVSPRGGQTSPDGTFQFGIQEGYIIQNGEVTKPIKMAGISGYTLETLRNITAVSKQLDFSSGFCGKEGQSVPVGTGGAYVKVKSMKVGGLVG, from the coding sequence ATGAACTATTCATTACTAGACTATGCTCAGCAACTGGGGGCGAGTTTTGCCGACTTAAGGAGGATAAGGACTAAGGAATTATCCCTCCTTGTAACTGAAGATAGAGAGATAGTTTCCACAAATGGGGTAGACGACGGTTATTCGTTAAGAGTTTTATACAAAGGAAATTGGGGGTACTATTCCTCGTCTGAGGAAATCACAAAAGAGAACGTAAAGGGTGCGATAGAAAGTGCAATAGGCAATGAAACAGTAAATATAGTATATTTACATCCTAAACACGATAAGGTCGAAATCAAACCCAGGTTGCAAGTTAACAAAAGCATTGAAGAGAAGATGAATGACTTAAAGAAACTAAGAGAACAAATACTAAGGCTTGACAACAGGATTAAGAGTGTGTCTATAAGGTATTACGAGGGAGAGGTTCACAGGGAGTATTTAAGTACGGACGATAGGGATATTACGGTAGATTATACACTTTCTGGTCTCTCTATAGTGGTTACAGGTAGGGAGGGAGATAACGTTGTCTCGTCTGCTTATTCTAAATATACTTATAATGGTTATCCTTTGGAAGTATTGGGAGAAGAACACATATTGGAGACAATAAGAAGAAGGATTCAGAATCAGTTCATTGGTGAGAGCGTTAAAGCAGATAATTATGAAGTGATCTTAGCTCCAGAAGTAGTAGGAGTATTTGCTCATGAGGCTGTAGGTCACTTAGCTGAAGCCGATTTAGCCATAAATGGTATTCTTCATCCCTTAAGGGGCAAACCAATAGCCCCGGATTTTGTGAATATTGTCGATTCCCCCCTACAATATTACAATTCGGCGATTGGTGTTGTACCTTATGACGATGAAGGCGTAGAAGGAAGGGACGTATACATAGTGAAAAACGGAGTGGTAAACGAATATTTAACAGACAGATTTTATTCGGCCTATCTAGGTCAAAAACCCACGGGCAATGCTAGGGCTGAGGACTTTAGAAATTCCGTTATAGTTAGGATGAGGAATACTTTTTTAGCCCCTGGGGAGCACTCATACGAAGAAATGGTAAGGGAGATAAAATACGGAATCTTACTCGTTTCTCCTCGAGGTGGTCAAACAAGCCCTGACGGCACTTTCCAGTTCGGAATTCAGGAAGGTTATATAATACAAAATGGTGAGGTAACAAAACCCATAAAGATGGCTGGAATTTCCGGTTATACATTAGAAACACTTAGGAACATAACAGCAGTCTCGAAGCAATTAGATTTTTCCTCAGGTTTCTGTGGAAAGGAAGGTCAATCAGTGCCCGTAGGAACAGGGGGTGCTTACGTAAAGGTTAAGAGCATGAAGGTGGGTGGTCTTGTTGGTTGA
- a CDS encoding TldD/PmbA family protein, with product MVLLVDEYSIVQRAKSLGYQAEVFSVKAKSLQIKRGEQFYSFNLTDYGYGVRVCKDGKTGFAYSTALDDKVLDLAIESAKVSKEDKFNVLPSPEKVEKIRLNYFELDEAKEKAKEYAEALGEVRSFANVIGEYYDFTVSQIKVVNTEGIDVTEERSLGSVSLVFNFKRDAFITPEFYEGVTVRDLSKLNVEKIKDEVAKKNEIYNRRVVLDRKFKEAIFTPKAVASFLSPLLSYAVSLENAYRGKSTLKEGELLGDKLDIYDNPLIEWAPYSRSFDGEGLPSKKVCIIDKGKVTTFLSNTYWSRKAGKENTHSSSRSYSSPPVISSSILDINVAANAEDDVIVVDQVQGVHTSNFDTGEFSVVGSVAWYDGVAVREVVITGTLKEMLKGIIGGIGVKDLKGNVYTRSLKISGINIA from the coding sequence GTGGTCTTGTTGGTTGACGAGTACTCTATAGTTCAGAGGGCTAAAAGCCTGGGATATCAGGCTGAAGTTTTCTCAGTAAAAGCGAAAAGTTTGCAAATTAAAAGAGGGGAACAGTTCTATTCTTTCAACCTCACCGATTACGGTTACGGCGTAAGGGTCTGCAAAGACGGCAAAACGGGCTTTGCATACTCTACTGCTCTTGATGATAAGGTGTTAGACCTAGCTATAGAAAGTGCAAAAGTGTCTAAAGAGGACAAGTTTAACGTTCTACCATCTCCCGAAAAAGTCGAAAAGATCAGACTGAACTACTTCGAACTTGACGAGGCTAAAGAAAAAGCCAAAGAGTACGCTGAGGCTTTAGGCGAAGTGAGGAGCTTTGCAAACGTTATCGGGGAGTATTATGACTTCACCGTGTCACAGATAAAAGTCGTTAATACTGAAGGAATAGACGTTACTGAGGAGAGAAGCCTCGGCAGTGTGTCTCTCGTTTTTAACTTTAAGAGGGACGCTTTCATAACGCCGGAGTTTTATGAGGGAGTCACGGTAAGGGACTTGTCAAAATTAAACGTAGAGAAAATAAAAGATGAAGTAGCTAAAAAGAACGAAATATATAATAGAAGAGTGGTTCTCGACAGGAAATTTAAGGAGGCTATATTCACACCCAAGGCTGTCGCATCGTTTTTGTCTCCTCTTTTGTCTTATGCGGTATCTCTCGAAAATGCCTATAGGGGTAAAAGCACGTTGAAGGAGGGCGAGCTACTTGGCGATAAGCTTGATATTTACGATAATCCACTAATTGAATGGGCTCCTTATAGTAGGTCATTTGACGGTGAAGGTCTACCTTCTAAAAAGGTTTGTATTATAGACAAAGGAAAAGTTACCACATTCCTGTCAAATACTTATTGGTCAAGGAAGGCTGGTAAAGAAAACACACACTCTTCCTCGAGGTCCTATTCCTCACCACCGGTAATCTCGTCTTCTATCCTTGATATTAATGTTGCTGCTAATGCAGAGGATGACGTAATAGTCGTGGATCAAGTACAAGGAGTTCATACTAGTAATTTCGACACTGGAGAGTTTTCGGTAGTAGGTTCAGTAGCGTGGTATGATGGTGTTGCCGTAAGGGAAGTTGTAATAACTGGGACATTAAAAGAAATGTTGAAAGGGATAATTGGAGGTATTGGAGTGAAGGATTTAAAAGGGAATGTCTATACACGTTCACTAAAAATATCTGGTATTAATATAGCGTGA
- a CDS encoding universal stress protein — protein MFKKILVAYDGSDHAIRALDVAIDLASKYNAKLDVVEVVDTAALLGMGLAPIPGEVIQQVYNKAKTDVENAKSKAQQHGVKEVDAVVLEGDPATAILEYAAKNGSDLIVTGSRGLSTFKRIILGSVSTKIVEDAKVPVLVVK, from the coding sequence ATGTTTAAAAAGATTCTCGTAGCGTATGATGGTTCAGACCACGCGATTAGAGCATTAGATGTAGCCATCGACCTGGCAAGTAAATACAATGCAAAATTAGACGTGGTTGAGGTCGTAGACACAGCAGCATTGTTGGGAATGGGATTAGCTCCGATCCCTGGAGAAGTAATTCAACAAGTGTATAACAAGGCTAAAACTGATGTGGAGAACGCTAAGTCCAAAGCCCAGCAACACGGTGTAAAAGAGGTCGATGCTGTAGTATTAGAAGGAGATCCAGCAACAGCGATCCTTGAATATGCAGCTAAGAACGGAAGTGATCTAATAGTTACGGGTAGTAGAGGATTGTCGACTTTCAAGAGGATAATATTGGGTAGTGTTTCAACAAAAATAGTTGAAGATGCTAAAGTACCGGTACTTGTAGTAAAGTAA
- a CDS encoding biotin--[acetyl-CoA-carboxylase] ligase, producing MLVFKFPSVTSTQDLSEAIYTMINADKFVVVAEEQTKARGRYKREWYSPKGGLWFTYVIKGFNPEKIPFTTLTVSLAIREVVGKYVDAYIRWPNDIVTRNGKVGGILVEGIVEGSEATVFIGAGIDTNVDSFPQGVKATSIKLETGKLINNDELLKDVIDRIDYHLFLEDDKVIEGINKYLSIKNRTVKLLGKGWEKQCKALFVDFMGRLVTECGIFEVEEVLRVEEL from the coding sequence ATGTTAGTCTTTAAGTTCCCCAGCGTGACTTCAACACAAGACCTAAGTGAAGCAATTTATACCATGATCAATGCAGACAAATTTGTAGTAGTCGCTGAGGAACAGACTAAGGCAAGAGGTAGGTACAAAAGAGAATGGTATTCTCCAAAAGGGGGACTATGGTTCACTTATGTAATAAAGGGTTTTAACCCAGAGAAGATACCATTTACAACTCTCACAGTGTCTTTAGCTATTAGAGAGGTTGTAGGAAAGTACGTAGATGCCTATATAAGATGGCCTAACGACATAGTAACCCGTAACGGTAAGGTAGGGGGAATATTAGTTGAAGGAATAGTTGAAGGAAGTGAAGCTACAGTCTTCATAGGGGCGGGGATAGATACTAACGTGGATTCCTTTCCTCAAGGAGTTAAGGCCACGTCTATAAAACTAGAAACTGGTAAGTTGATAAATAACGATGAACTACTAAAGGACGTGATAGACAGAATCGACTACCATCTGTTCCTTGAAGACGATAAGGTCATCGAAGGGATCAACAAATACTTGTCAATTAAGAATAGGACTGTTAAACTGCTGGGAAAAGGTTGGGAAAAACAATGCAAAGCTCTATTCGTTGACTTTATGGGAAGACTGGTAACTGAATGTGGTATCTTCGAAGTAGAGGAAGTATTAAGAGTAGAAGAATTATGA
- a CDS encoding L-threonylcarbamoyladenylate synthase, with amino-acid sequence MTLILKIDPLNPEIDKIRQAAEVIKKGGTVAFPTETVYGLGANTFDGNACLKIFQAKNRPVDNPLIVHISDIEQLYEVALEIPDKVLELAQTVWPGPLTFILKKTEKVPKEVTANLDTVAVRMPAHPIALQLIRESGVPIAAPSANLATKPSPTKAEDVIADMNGRVDVIIDGGHTFFGVESTIINVTVNPPVLLRPGPFTVEELKKFFPDLIVPEFAEGKREAEIALAPGMKYKHYAPSTKLIVVENREILDQVIKLVSQKYKVGLLLSKELAGKYKDYPTLVLGSDGNLYEVARNLFDSLRELDKLNVDIGVMVGFPEKGIGFAIMNRARKASAFSIVKKIEDVYKYVSL; translated from the coding sequence ATGACTTTGATCCTTAAAATTGATCCCTTAAATCCTGAGATCGACAAAATTAGACAAGCAGCTGAAGTCATAAAGAAAGGAGGTACCGTAGCATTCCCTACAGAGACAGTCTACGGTTTAGGAGCGAACACATTCGACGGCAATGCTTGCCTTAAGATCTTTCAAGCTAAGAATAGACCAGTAGATAATCCCCTAATAGTCCACATATCAGATATTGAACAACTATACGAAGTAGCCTTAGAGATCCCGGATAAAGTACTAGAGCTAGCACAAACTGTTTGGCCAGGACCCTTAACATTTATACTGAAGAAGACTGAGAAAGTACCTAAAGAGGTAACAGCTAACTTAGATACCGTAGCGGTTAGAATGCCAGCTCATCCCATAGCACTACAGTTAATTAGAGAGAGCGGAGTCCCTATTGCGGCTCCAAGTGCGAATTTAGCCACAAAACCGAGTCCCACAAAGGCTGAGGACGTCATAGCTGATATGAATGGGAGGGTTGACGTAATAATAGATGGTGGTCATACTTTCTTCGGTGTGGAGTCAACTATTATTAACGTCACGGTTAATCCACCAGTGCTCCTGAGACCGGGTCCCTTCACAGTTGAAGAACTGAAAAAGTTCTTCCCAGATTTAATAGTTCCAGAATTTGCTGAGGGTAAGAGAGAAGCAGAAATAGCTCTAGCCCCCGGCATGAAATACAAACATTACGCACCTTCAACCAAGTTAATAGTTGTAGAGAACAGAGAGATCCTTGACCAAGTAATTAAACTGGTTAGCCAGAAATACAAGGTAGGGTTACTTCTGAGTAAGGAGTTAGCTGGAAAATATAAGGATTATCCAACTCTAGTACTAGGTAGTGATGGAAACTTGTACGAGGTAGCTAGGAATTTGTTTGACTCGCTTAGGGAATTAGATAAGCTGAATGTAGACATAGGAGTAATGGTTGGTTTTCCCGAAAAAGGAATAGGTTTTGCTATTATGAACAGAGCTAGGAAAGCCTCAGCTTTTTCAATTGTGAAAAAAATAGAGGACGTGTATAAATATGTTAGTCTTTAA
- a CDS encoding NADH-quinone oxidoreductase subunit B → MSDQLLLTGNVQEAAKKAIQWLINRRPIKELRDWGLAFSLWPPHFTTSCCGTEFGAFAAGRFDSERFGVLPFSSARQTNLLVIEGTLTRKMARAAKIVYDQMPEPKFVIAMGACSLEGGIFWNSYNTVLPSEIGIPVDIYTPGCPTRPEALARAIIQLQKRIMGDKSKNGEDKIKPMESYETKKEKSTKKEEKAVIS, encoded by the coding sequence ATGTCAGACCAATTATTACTTACTGGAAATGTTCAGGAAGCTGCAAAGAAGGCTATTCAATGGTTAATAAACAGAAGGCCTATCAAAGAATTAAGAGATTGGGGATTAGCTTTCTCCTTATGGCCACCACACTTTACTACCAGTTGTTGTGGAACCGAATTCGGTGCATTTGCGGCTGGAAGATTTGACTCAGAGAGATTTGGAGTTTTACCTTTCTCATCAGCGAGGCAGACAAACTTGTTAGTTATAGAGGGGACATTGACTAGAAAAATGGCTAGGGCTGCTAAGATCGTTTATGACCAGATGCCCGAACCTAAGTTTGTAATTGCTATGGGAGCATGTTCGTTAGAAGGTGGAATATTCTGGAACTCTTATAATACGGTATTACCTTCAGAAATTGGAATTCCGGTAGATATTTACACTCCAGGTTGTCCAACAAGGCCAGAAGCCCTAGCTAGAGCTATAATTCAATTGCAAAAGAGGATTATGGGAGATAAGAGTAAAAATGGTGAAGATAAAATAAAACCTATGGAAAGCTACGAGACTAAGAAAGAGAAGAGTACTAAAAAAGAAGAGAAAGCCGTTATAAGTTGA
- a CDS encoding M20 family metallopeptidase — protein sequence MNSKVEEVVDLTSKLIKIPTLNPPGNSLKEGAEFIKDYLSQKGFSASILEFDKGWPVVISQSNPRDKNHVMLNGHYDVVPVGDEKRWKNNPFSGLILENLVYGRGATDMKGGLAVLMKVFSDLADKLEYDLVFTAVPDEETGGFHGSMKLAEMFKPDLVLISEPSGSNSICLGEKGLLQVKLVGVGKSAHGSLPSLGENAIMKLIRSLTSLQKISDYNIGSPKEVVELLRAKADKNTEKDYLSISFNPGVIKGGVKVNVVPDYAEAEVDMRIPPGITVNDAIALVEKLAEGVKVEPFNISEPNYTSPDNTYVKLLENVIIRKLNVNPIKYIMTGATDGRFFRYKGIPTIIYGPGELNLAHSYDEYVTFQELEKTYEVISSFLLDISNYQRS from the coding sequence ATGAACAGTAAAGTTGAAGAAGTGGTAGACCTAACATCAAAGTTAATTAAAATACCAACACTTAATCCGCCTGGAAATAGCCTAAAAGAAGGCGCAGAGTTTATTAAGGACTATCTTAGTCAGAAAGGGTTTTCCGCTTCAATTTTAGAATTCGATAAAGGATGGCCAGTAGTAATTTCTCAAAGCAATCCGAGGGATAAAAATCACGTCATGTTGAACGGACATTACGACGTAGTGCCGGTGGGAGATGAAAAAAGGTGGAAGAATAATCCTTTTTCTGGCTTAATATTAGAAAATTTAGTCTATGGTAGAGGGGCAACTGACATGAAAGGTGGTTTAGCCGTACTTATGAAGGTTTTCTCTGACTTGGCCGATAAACTGGAATACGATTTGGTTTTCACTGCCGTTCCTGACGAAGAGACAGGTGGGTTTCACGGGTCTATGAAATTGGCTGAGATGTTTAAACCGGACTTAGTACTGATCAGTGAACCCTCGGGTTCAAATTCGATTTGCCTTGGTGAAAAAGGACTTCTTCAAGTTAAATTAGTCGGTGTAGGTAAATCTGCTCACGGAAGTTTACCCTCACTAGGTGAAAATGCTATTATGAAGCTTATTCGTTCATTAACGTCTCTACAGAAGATATCCGATTACAATATAGGCAGTCCTAAAGAAGTTGTGGAACTGTTAAGAGCTAAGGCTGATAAGAATACTGAGAAAGATTACCTCTCCATATCATTCAACCCTGGTGTCATTAAGGGTGGTGTTAAGGTGAATGTTGTTCCAGATTACGCTGAGGCTGAAGTGGACATGAGGATTCCTCCGGGTATTACTGTAAATGATGCCATAGCTCTTGTAGAGAAACTAGCGGAAGGAGTTAAGGTTGAACCTTTTAATATCTCTGAGCCAAATTATACTTCACCAGATAATACTTATGTCAAGCTTTTGGAAAACGTGATTATAAGGAAGTTAAATGTCAACCCTATTAAATACATCATGACTGGGGCTACTGACGGGAGGTTTTTCAGATATAAAGGAATTCCCACCATAATTTATGGTCCTGGGGAACTTAACTTAGCCCACTCTTATGATGAATATGTAACATTTCAGGAGCTAGAAAAAACCTACGAAGTAATAAGTTCATTCCTTCTTGATATCTCAAATTACCAGCGAAGCTAG
- a CDS encoding VIT1/CCC1 transporter family protein, with the protein MDFNKQYKEELFDSEVYLELGKKESDPIVKAFLFRMAEMEKKHASIWKEISEKRGIRIGKLGIKDKLMIKLYGIIRKVLGLELTLRLLESNEENDIEKYNELAKSEELDENEREKMREISIDEAVHEEMLTTIKAKDVSDFVYGISDGLIEVLAATSGIAGAVSNPLIVALSGLIVGISGTFSMSIGAYLSTKSEKEINEHKREKVKIQKLVDRGEVSKKLSQILSELGIKDKIAQNISPQLVDVAEDIIAPKIEESPLKSSAVTGLSYIVGAIIPLIPYFLRLGGMLGLITSYVISGISIFFVGFMIGLLSDVNPKKKGLEMMGLGIGAAIVTHLIGLLASLVI; encoded by the coding sequence ATGGACTTTAACAAGCAGTATAAAGAGGAATTATTTGACTCAGAAGTTTACTTAGAGCTCGGCAAAAAAGAATCCGATCCAATAGTTAAAGCTTTTCTCTTCAGAATGGCAGAAATGGAGAAAAAGCATGCCTCAATCTGGAAGGAGATCAGTGAAAAAAGAGGAATTAGGATTGGAAAACTAGGAATTAAGGATAAGTTAATGATAAAACTTTACGGAATTATAAGAAAAGTTCTAGGATTGGAACTCACACTCAGACTATTGGAAAGTAACGAGGAAAACGACATAGAGAAATACAACGAATTGGCGAAAAGTGAGGAACTAGACGAGAATGAGAGAGAAAAAATGAGAGAAATAAGCATCGACGAAGCCGTTCACGAGGAAATGTTAACTACAATAAAAGCCAAGGATGTGAGCGACTTCGTTTATGGGATTAGTGATGGTCTAATTGAGGTATTGGCAGCTACATCAGGGATAGCAGGAGCAGTAAGTAACCCGTTAATTGTTGCATTATCTGGGCTCATTGTAGGAATTTCTGGTACATTCTCTATGAGCATAGGAGCTTATCTATCTACTAAATCCGAGAAAGAAATCAATGAGCATAAGAGGGAAAAAGTAAAGATACAGAAATTAGTAGACAGAGGAGAAGTCTCGAAAAAATTATCCCAGATCTTGTCAGAACTCGGAATTAAGGATAAAATAGCACAAAACATCTCTCCACAACTGGTAGATGTGGCTGAAGATATAATTGCACCAAAGATTGAGGAAAGTCCTCTGAAAAGTTCAGCAGTAACCGGACTCTCTTATATCGTAGGAGCAATAATACCTTTAATACCCTATTTTCTGAGACTTGGCGGGATGTTAGGACTGATTACCTCTTATGTTATATCCGGGATATCGATATTCTTTGTAGGATTTATGATAGGGTTACTCAGCGACGTAAATCCCAAGAAAAAAGGCTTAGAAATGATGGGGTTAGGTATAGGTGCTGCAATCGTAACGCATTTAATAGGGCTACTAGCTTCGCTGGTAATTTGA